The following are from one region of the Chloroflexota bacterium genome:
- a CDS encoding 3-oxoacid CoA-transferase subunit B: MVETKKNAAGGKKLEGIARELIALRIANELQDGTYVNLGIGIPTLVSNWIEGRDIVLQAEIGMLNTGPLAQDNEIDQDCINASCQPVKELPGCCFFSDCESMAMIRGGYMDVAVLGALQVSEKGDLAGWNNPERGFPEHIGNIGGSMDLAVGARKVIVAMEHTTKDGGFKVVKKCTYPVTAVGVVKLIVTDLAVIDVTEKGLVLREVAPGLTAKDVQSVTEPKLIISPNLKEIQL, from the coding sequence AGCCGGAGGCAAGAAACTTGAGGGAATCGCGCGAGAATTGATAGCTCTAAGGATTGCCAACGAGCTGCAAGATGGAACATATGTTAACCTGGGAATAGGTATTCCCACCCTTGTCTCGAACTGGATTGAGGGTAGAGACATCGTGCTTCAGGCCGAGATTGGAATGCTGAACACAGGGCCTCTCGCCCAGGACAACGAGATTGACCAGGACTGCATTAATGCCAGTTGCCAACCTGTCAAAGAGCTGCCAGGATGTTGTTTCTTCTCTGACTGCGAATCGATGGCTATGATCCGCGGCGGATATATGGATGTAGCTGTGCTAGGAGCACTGCAAGTCTCGGAAAAAGGCGATCTTGCTGGATGGAATAACCCTGAGAGAGGCTTCCCGGAGCATATAGGCAACATCGGTGGCTCCATGGACCTGGCGGTCGGAGCCAGGAAAGTAATTGTGGCAATGGAGCACACCACGAAGGACGGCGGTTTCAAGGTTGTCAAGAAGTGTACCTACCCGGTCACAGCCGTAGGCGTTGTAAAGTTGATTGTGACTGATCTGGCAGTTATAGATGTCACCGAAAAAGGTCTGGTGCTCAGGGAGGTTGCTCCTGGTCTCACGGCAAAGGATGTCCAGTCGGTCACCGAGCCGAAGCTGATCATCAGCCCCAACCTCAAAGAGATACAGCTATAA